One part of the Rattus rattus isolate New Zealand chromosome 14, Rrattus_CSIRO_v1, whole genome shotgun sequence genome encodes these proteins:
- the Eif4e1b gene encoding LOW QUALITY PROTEIN: eukaryotic translation initiation factor 4E type 1B (The sequence of the model RefSeq protein was modified relative to this genomic sequence to represent the inferred CDS: inserted 3 bases in 2 codons; deleted 1 base in 1 codon) produces the protein MAASEIVSLXHLPFPEQMPSWGAESGGQGSARTRVSLCSPGCLGTHPLEQAGLELRIHPPACLCLLSAGIKGVHXTVVWLQLTLLSFSGQMSKAEGEGQEEEEEEEEEEEEKEEEEEEVREKPSEATAEGLQGEARDLPGSLKTVKQKAQREHPTKLPRELHPLQFRWVLWFFKNDRSRAWQDNLQLVTKFDTVEDFWATYRHVKLASKLSCGCDYALFKEGIQPMWEDSRNKRGGRWLLSLAKQQRHMELDRLWLETLMCLLGESFEEYSGEVCGAVVNIRTKGDKIALWTSEAENKAGVMHIGQIYKERLGLSTKTIIGYQAHADTAAKSNSLAKNKFVV, from the exons ATGGCTGCTTCCGAAATTGTGAGTC CCCACCTGCCTTTCCCAGAGCAAATGCCTAGCTGGGGTGCAGAAAGTGGGGGTCAGGGGTCAGCCAGAACTAGA gtttctctatgtagccctggctgtcttgggactCACCCTCTAGAgcaagctggtctggaactcaga atccatccgcctgcctgcctctgcctcctgagtgctgggatcaaaggtgtgca caccgtggTCTGGCTACAGCtcactctcctttctttctctggtcAGATGAGCAAAGCTGAGGgtgaagggcaggaggaggaggaggaggaggaagaagaggaagaggagaaggaagaggaggaggaggaggtgagagaaaAGCCATCAGAAGCAACAGCGGAGGGACTCCAAGGAGAAGCCAGGGACCTGCCTGGATCCCTTAAGACCGTGAAGCAGAAGGCCCAGAGAGAACATCCAACCAAGCTCCCGAGGGAGCTGCACCCGCTGCAGTTCAG GTGGGTTCTGTGGTTCTTCAAGAATGATCGAAGCCGGGCCTGGCAGGACAATCTGCAGTTAGTCACCAAGTTTGACACTGTGGAGGACTTCTGGGC GACGTACCGCCACGTCAAGCTGGCCAGTAAGCTCTCTTGTGGCTGTGACTACGCTCTGTTCAAG gaaGGCATCCAACCCATGTGGGAAGACAGCAGAAACAAGCGGGGTGGCCGCTGGCTGCTCAGTCTTGCCAAACAGCAGCGCCACATGGAACTGGACCGTCTGTGGCTGGAGACa TTGATGTGTCTACTCGGGGAGAGTTTTGAGGAATACAGCGGGGAAGTGTGTGGCGCCGTCGTCAACATCCGCACCAAGGGGGACAAGATTGCCCTGTGGACAAGTGAAGCAGAGAACAAAGCCGGCGTGATGCACATCGG GCAGATATACAAAGAGCGCCTGGGCCTCTCCACGAAGACCATCATTGGGTACCAGGCCCATGCAGACACTGCTGCTAAGAGCAACTCTTTAGCCAAGAACAAGTTTGTGGTGTGA
- the Tspan17 gene encoding tetraspanin-17 isoform X1 translates to MPGKHQQFQDPEVGCCGKYFLFGFNIVFWVLGALFLAIGLWAWGEKGVLSNISGLTDLGGLDPVWLFVVIGGIMSVLGFAGCIGALRENTFLLKFFSVFLGLIFFLELAAGILAFVFKDWIRDQLNLFINNNVKAYRDDIDLQNLIDFAQEYWSCCGARGPNDWNLNIYFNCTDLNPSRERCGVPFSCCVRDPAEDVLNTQCGYDIRLKLELEQQGSIYTKGCVGQFEKWLQDNLIVVAGVLVAIALLQICGICLAQNLVSDIEAVKANWSLLSQTTPYSP, encoded by the exons ATGCCCGGCAAGCATCAGCAATTCCAGGACCCTGAGGTTGGCTGCTGCGGGAAATACTTCCTGTTTGGCTTCAACATTGTCTTCTGG gtgctgggagcccTGTTCCTGGCCATCGGCCTCTGGGCCTGGGGTGAGAAG GGCGTTCTTTCCAACATCTCAGGGCTGACAGATCTAGGCGGTCTTGACCCCGTGTGGCTGTTTGTGGTGATTGGGGGAATCATGTCAGTGCTGGGCTTCGCCGGCTGCATTGGGGCCCTCCGGGAAAACACCTTCCTGCTCAAATTT TTCTCTGTGTTCCTCGGCCTCATCTTCTTCCTGGAGCTGGCGGCCGGGATCCTGGCCTTCGTGTTCAAGGATTGGATCCGAGACCAACTTAACCTCTTCATCAACAACAATGTCAAAGCCTACCGGGACGATATTGACCTTCAGAACCTTATCGACTTTGCTCAGGAATAC TGGTCTTGCTGTGGAGCCCGAGGGCCCAATGACTGGAACCTCAACATCTACTTCAACTGCACTGACTTGAACCCAAGCCGCGAGCGCTGTGGGGTGCCCTTCTCCTGCTGTGTTAGGGACCCTGCG GAAGACGTCCTCAATACCCAGTGTGGCTATGACATCCGACTCAAACTG GAGCTGGAGCAGCAAGGCTCTATCTACACCAAAGGCTGCGTGGGCCAGTTTGAGAAGTGGCTTCAAGACAACCTGATTGTGGTGGCCGGGGTCTTGGTGGCCATTGCCCTCCTCCAG ATATGTGGCATCTGCTTGGCCCAGAACCTCGTGAGTGACATCGAGGCAGTAAAGGCCAACTG GAGCCTGCTGTCTCAGACCACTCCATATTCACCATGA
- the Tspan17 gene encoding tetraspanin-17 isoform X2, translating into MPGKHQQFQDPEVGCCGKYFLFGFNIVFWVLGALFLAIGLWAWGEKFSVFLGLIFFLELAAGILAFVFKDWIRDQLNLFINNNVKAYRDDIDLQNLIDFAQEYWSCCGARGPNDWNLNIYFNCTDLNPSRERCGVPFSCCVRDPAEDVLNTQCGYDIRLKLELEQQGSIYTKGCVGQFEKWLQDNLIVVAGVLVAIALLQICGICLAQNLVSDIEAVKANWSLLSQTTPYSP; encoded by the exons ATGCCCGGCAAGCATCAGCAATTCCAGGACCCTGAGGTTGGCTGCTGCGGGAAATACTTCCTGTTTGGCTTCAACATTGTCTTCTGG gtgctgggagcccTGTTCCTGGCCATCGGCCTCTGGGCCTGGGGTGAGAAG TTCTCTGTGTTCCTCGGCCTCATCTTCTTCCTGGAGCTGGCGGCCGGGATCCTGGCCTTCGTGTTCAAGGATTGGATCCGAGACCAACTTAACCTCTTCATCAACAACAATGTCAAAGCCTACCGGGACGATATTGACCTTCAGAACCTTATCGACTTTGCTCAGGAATAC TGGTCTTGCTGTGGAGCCCGAGGGCCCAATGACTGGAACCTCAACATCTACTTCAACTGCACTGACTTGAACCCAAGCCGCGAGCGCTGTGGGGTGCCCTTCTCCTGCTGTGTTAGGGACCCTGCG GAAGACGTCCTCAATACCCAGTGTGGCTATGACATCCGACTCAAACTG GAGCTGGAGCAGCAAGGCTCTATCTACACCAAAGGCTGCGTGGGCCAGTTTGAGAAGTGGCTTCAAGACAACCTGATTGTGGTGGCCGGGGTCTTGGTGGCCATTGCCCTCCTCCAG ATATGTGGCATCTGCTTGGCCCAGAACCTCGTGAGTGACATCGAGGCAGTAAAGGCCAACTG GAGCCTGCTGTCTCAGACCACTCCATATTCACCATGA